In Antarcticibacterium arcticum, the genomic stretch ATGGAGGAATCTTCGGAAGGAATACCGAACTTATATTTTCCTTTATTTCCGGAGCGCTACTGGCCATAGGCTTCGCTTTTTCCTATAGCTATGCTGTTCCCGAATGGGTAAGCCTTGGCTTTTATATAGGGGCCTATATCTCCGGAAGTTATTATACCGCTAAAGAAGCGTTTGAAACAATATCCAGGGGAGGTTTTGAAATCGACTTTTTAATGCTGGTTGCCGCAATAGGTGCGGCAATTTTGGGGGAATGGGCCGAAGGGGCTTTATTGTTATTTCTCTTTAGTCTGGGTCATGCTCTGGAACATTTCGCCATGAACAAGGCCCGAAAGTCTATTGCTGCCCTGGCAGATCTTAGCCCTAAAACAACCTTACTGAAACGCGATGGAAAGACCGAAGAGGTAGGGATTGAAACATTGAAAGTTGGCGATATCCTCCTTGTAAAACCCCACAGCAGGATCGCGGCAGATGGGGTTGTGATAAGCGGAAGCAGCAGTGTAGACCAGGCATCCATTACCGGGGAAAGTGTACCCGTAGATAAGGTGGCGGTAGAAGATAGCACCCGGGAGTATGGAGAAGGGGAGGAAATAAGCGAAAAAAACCGGGTATTTGCCGGTACCATTAACGGAAACAACAGCCTTGAAATAAAGGTGCTCAAAGAGGCTAAGGATTCTACTCTTGCACGCCTGGTACAACTGGTCAATGAGGCTCAAACCCAGAAATCACCCACCCAGTTGCTTACAGATAAATTTGAAAAATATTTTGTGCCCACGGTACTGCTGCTGGTGATCCTGTTGCTGTTTGCCTTTATGGTGATAGAGGAGCCCTTCAGCGCAAGTTTTTACAGGGCAATGGCTGTGTTGGTGGCTGCCAGCCCTTGTGCTTTGGCAATCTCTACCCCCAGTGCGGTGCTTAGCGGGGTTGCCCGCGCGGCGAGGGGAGGAGTGCTCATAAAAGGTGGCCGGCCACTGGAAGACCTGGGATCCCTGACCGCCCTGGCCTTTGACAAGACCGGCACCCTTACCGAAGGAAAACCAAAACTTATCAATGTGTTACCTCTGGCAGATCTGGACGAAACTGAAGTTCTCAAAATTGCGGTAGCGGTGGAACAGCTCAGCGATCACCCCCTGGCCAGGGCGGTGGTGCGGGATGGAAAACAACGATTGCCTGCATTTGAACAATCGCAGGCCTCCAGGCTTGAGACGGTATTGGGCAGGGGAATAATAGCTACCCTGGAGAAGGATCGCATTTATATTGGGAACCTGGATCTCTATGAAGATCTTGATGATGTTAAACCTTCCGAAGAAATAAGAACAATGGTGCGTGAGCTGGAGGCGGACGGGAAAACCACAATGCTTCTTCGGAAAAATGACACCTATATAGGCGTGCTGGCCTTAATGGACACGCCGCGGAAAGCAGCTAAAGCAACCCTTCTGAAGCTGAAAGCGCTTGGCATCAAACGAATGATCATGCTCTCGGGCGACAATCAGCAGGTGGCCAACACTATCGCCAAAGAAATTGGCCTTTCCGAAGCCTGGGGTGGTTTGTTGCCGGAAGGAAAAGTCGCTGCCATTAAAAAATTAAAGCAGGAGGAATCAAAGGTGGCGATGGTGGGAGACGGGGTGAATGATGCCCCGGCAATGGCCCACAGCACTGTAGGAATTGCTATGGGAGCTGCCGTAAGTGATGTGGCCCTGGAAACCGCTGATATCGCCCTTCTGGCCGACAGGCTGGAAACCCTTCCCTTTGCTATTGGATTGAGCAGAAAGGCAAAAGCCATCATTAAACAAAATCTCTGGGTGAGTCTGGGGATTGTCGCATTGTTGGTTCCCGCAACAATATTGGGCTTTGCCAATATTGGGGTGGCGGTAGTGATACATGAAGGCTCTACCCTACTGGTGGTGTTTAATGCACTGCGCCTATTGGCTTATAAGGAGTAGTAATGAGTACTTGTTTTAAGGGAGGACAGCCAAATTTTCGATATGCCCAAATTTTCAGGATCACATTTCAGGGGGTTGAATTTATTAGTTCCTGATTTTATGAACTTTGCAATTCATTTTTTGATTAAATTGGCTGGAATAAACAAAAAAGTAAATTGTGAAGCATCTCCTGATTTTATTTATTTTTTTTGCCGGGCTGCCGGCGGCATTTAGTCAGCAGGTGAAATTGCTAACGGTCAATGAGCTGCATGAGCGATTGGAGCAGGGCAGGGATACGACTTATGTTGTGAATTTCTGGGCAACCTGGTGTGCACCCTGTATAAAGGAACTGCCTTATTTTGAAAAATTGCAGGAAGAGAAACGAAAGGAAAAATTCAAAGTTTTGCTGGTGAGTGTAGATTTTAAGTCGCAGTTGGAAAAGAGGGTGATCCCGTTTGTGGGAAAACACGGTCTTAAAAATGAAGTTTTTCTCCTGGATGAAAAGGACCAACAGGAATATATAGACAGAATTCACAAAGACTGGAGTGGGGCGATCCCGGCTACATTATTTGTAAAAGGAAAGAATCAAAAGTTTATAGAAAAGGAATTCACCTATTCTCAATTGCTTTCAGAATATAACAAATTCATTAAATAATTACTACTATGAAGATTTCAGCTTTATTTGCATTCCTGCTTTGTGGCCTGCTAGCCACGGCCCAGATCAACACCCTTGAAACAGGTGCTGCCGCGCCCGGCTTCAGTTTAAAGAATATTGACGGGAACATGGTTTCTCCAAAAAATTATCCTGATGCCAAAGGATTTATCCTGGTTTTCACTGCCAACACCTGCCCATATGCCATCGCCTATGAGTCGCGCCTGGTTGAACTTGATAAAAAGTTCTCTTCGCTGGGGTATCCCGTGATTGCCATAAATCCTAATCCGCAATCAATTTCAGCCGGAGATAGTTATGAGAAAATGCAGGTCAAGGCTAAAGAAGCAAATTTCAGTTTTCCATATCTTTTGGATGAAGGTCAAAAAATCACCAATTTGTATGGAGCGCGGGTGACACCCCATATTTTTCTGCTTCAAAAAGAGGGAGCGCTATTAAAGATAGTTTATACAGGTGCTATAGATAATGACACCGAGGGCAATAATCCAGATAAGATAAAATATGTGGAAAACGCCATCGCTTCGCTGGAAAAGGGAGAAAATATTGAGGTGACTGCTACCAAAGCCATTGGCTGTACAGTCAAACGGCCGGCGGTTAAATAATGGATACTGTACTTCAGCCCGAGTTTATGGAATGGCCTATATGGTTATTCCGGTGGCTGCCAGTGAACGGTATTGGTTTCGGTTCAAGGATGGAAGGGTAGAGGTTATTGAATAGTAAGTAACAGTAATATCTAAAGGGTAGTATTGAACCGCAAGGCAGATCTGATCTCCCGAATGAGCAATATAAAAGTAAAAGCCTGGAGTCAGGTGGATGAATTTCTAATATCTAAATTTTAAATTCTAATATCTCACTCCTGACTCCAAACTCTTAACTTTTATCTAAACTCCTAACCTGCCTGTAGCAGGCAGGCTCTTAATTCAAATCTGGTTACCCCCTGGTTAACCAGCCTCTTCTGCTGGCGGTGGCCATAGCATAAGGGGTGATCCAGAACAACCCGAACGTATAGAAAATACTGTATGAGTAGATCCAGAACGCTTCGGTTATATTATACTTCTTTGCATAAAAGAATGCCGGAAGGCTTGAGAAAATTAAAATACTCAATAGTGTTGAACTTATAAACAAAACGGGATGTGCAATAAGTAAAATGAACATCATCAGGATAAGAGGATACGCGGTGATCATACCCATCCACTGGTTGAGCAATAAGATACGGGTCCCGGACCTTGATCCTTCCCTGAATGGTTTAAAAGCAAATTTGGACATCATTAGGTTCTCACGCACATTACTCCTTTCCCAACGGGTAAACATTTTATGCAGGCTGCTGTATTTTTCTGGAATATTGGTAAGTACATAGGCATTTCGCTGAAACATTACATGGAAGCCTTGTTTCAGGATCATATTGGTCATTGCCCGGTCTTCTCCAATATCTGTAGGTTGACCCATAAAAGTTTGATTCATCCATTCTTCCAGGCAGTTCATTACCGCATTCCTGCGATACCCCGCCAATGCACCCGGGGTACATAGAACAGATCCCAATACACTTTGTGCAGACCTTATGAATTCAAAACTAAACACAAAGCTCACATTCAGCATACGTGGAATGATCGCCTTTTGATTATTCAACACACGTACATTTCCTGCTACTGCACCACAATTTTCATTAGTTATAAAAGGAGATACCAGGTTGCGCAAAGTATCCTCTTCTACGATAGAATCACTGTCTACAGTTACAAATACATCTCCTGTTCCAAGGTTGAATCCACGGTAAAGCGCGTGTCTTTTTCCCTGGTTATGCGGCTGCTGATAAATAGAAACACGGTCTCCCAGCTCCTTCTTTGCTTTTTGCATCCACTCCCAGGTATCATCCTTACTACCATCATCTATGGCGATCAATTGTAATTTTTCAGCCGGATAACTGCTGTTCACCAGACTTTGAAGGGTAGAATAAACCAGTTTCCCTTCATTGTATGCCGGTACGATAACGGTACAGGTAGGTAATTCTTCATTGCTTACAGAAGCCACAGGCTTGTACCGAAAGAACAATTTGGCAATATAGGCAAGGAACCCCAGCCTGAACAATAACAGGGAAATTCCAACTATAAGCAGGATCATTCCTCCCAGGGTATCCATTCGGTTCATATTCATTTCCTCGATTTGCGGCTGCAACAGGTATACAGAATATGCCGCGCCAATAAGAAGTGCAAAAGTCCCCGCTAAAATGGAAACGTGTCGCTTAGTGAAAATTGCTTTCTTATAGCTTCCGGAAACCCCTTCCTGATCGGTTTTTCCGGAGGTAAGTTCTTCTTGGGTGGGTGTATCAACAAAATTTAATTTTTCAGCCGTAACTGAAGAGCTTAATTTAATTTGTTCTGCAATCATCTTATTATATAAATTTTAATCAATTAATTCTCGGGGGGATTGACTTCCTGCTGAAGTCATCAAACATTGGTCATTCTTAATTCCACTTTTCATTACCAATTTATATACCGCGAAACAAATCCCTGCTAATCAGCTTCACTTCGTATTAATATGGGGGAAAAATTGTGGGGAAACCGGCAAAGTTGGGGATTTAATACCCACAATAAAGCGCGTGAATTACCGGCAGGCGGAGGCAGGAGGCTACTCTAAAGCATGCTTCCTTTAAATTTGGTGAATAATTTATGGGTAATGATGGATGATACAGCAGGTTCTGATCGCATTGGGTAGTAATGATTATTAAAATATGTGATCATTTGCCGTTATAGGAAAACTTATTAAACCCTAAAGATCTGTAGGGGGTATTGCCTTAAAATGATTCGGCCTACAGAAGTTTTATTCGATTTTTAAGATTGCAAAAGTAATAATTTCGAAAATAACTTTCCCACAATTAATCTTTATAAAAATTGCACCCAAATCTCCAATAACTGGTTGATTATTAATCATAAGCACTTTATTTATGATTTATTATCAGTAAATTTAGAAGGTGCCTTTGGTAAATCCTGTTAAATACAATACCAGAACATGTACATATGGTTGGTCTTTTACCCACCATCCCGCTAATATTTTAATCATACATCCTTTTAATGATAAAGTCCTTTTTAATTGGTTTTTTCTTATTAATCCATATGTTGTCTTACCCTCAGGCTAAAGACAGCGTGGCTCGACCGGTTTTGCCAATAGAAAAGATCGAACTCCTGAAGAATATAAATTTTACATTTGATATGCGCGTGGAATTCCAGGCTTACACTTTTAGGGGAGGTGATAATTATTACAATGGGATCCAATTTCAAAATGGTTTTACAGCCCTTGGAATTTCAGGGAAAGTACATGAGAGGGTACATTTTACTTTCAGAAATCGCTTTAATAAAAACAGGGATGTACAAACGCTGGATCGTTTAGGGAATGATATTGAATTGGCTAATATTAATATTGAGCTAAACCCTAAGTTTAATCTACTATTGGGAAAAATGAATGCCTTTTACGGGGGATATGAGTATGAATTCAGCCCCCTGTATGTTCTGGAATATAATGATGTTTTCAACAATGTCCTGGCTTTTGTTACAGGGGCCGGAATTACGTATCAGGCCTTTGAGAATCATAATTTTGGGTTGCAGGTTTTAAACTCCCGTACCATGCATTATGACGATCTTTACGGCGATGTTGTGGCAGAAAATATTAGGGAGCCCGACTGGCCGGTAGCGGTTGTTGCAAACTGGCGTGGAAACTTTTTTGATGGAAAATTTCAAACCATTTATAGCCTGAGCCATTCCAACGAAGTGAAGAACAGGGGCACTACATTTTTTACATTGGGAAATAAATACCAAAACCGGGACCTTACCCTTATGTATGACTTTCAATATAGCTTTGAAGAAGTGGATACAAAGGGTGTTATGACCAATCTTTTTAATGACGGCTCCATAGCAGAGGAGGTGTTGTATATTGAAAACTGGTTACGGGCAGAATATAGATTTAATCCCAAATTAAGCGGGTTATTAACACTTATGACCAGCAGTGCCTACGCTAAGATTGAAGATAACCAGAAACACATGAGAAGAAGCTACGGCGTAATCCCTACCATTTATTACAGTCCGTTTAAGAATTTTGATATGCGGTTTTTCCTGGCCTATATTGGCCGGTATTTTGACCATTCAAATTATGCCATTGAAAATTTTGAGGCATCAAATTATAATAAAAATGAGGTAAGAGCAGGGATTATTGCTCCTTTGCTGCTTTTTTAGGCTTAGGCCGGAATTTCAAAATTATATCAGGAACGCTTCTTCATTATTTCTTTCGCCTTCCGGCTCAGTAAAAACCACCCGGCCTTCTAACGAATTGATTTACTTCCCAATACAGAAGTTGTCTTTTCCCAAAATACTAGAGGTTCCCGAAAATTGAGGTGTAATCTAGGTACACAGCCATTCTAACATGTTGAAAAAAATTCATAAAATATTATCAAATATTTAATCTTTGGTAATTTCCCCGGTGAGCTCACCAGTGAGTTCTCCAATAGTTCCTCCTAAAGTTCACCTGCTCCTTTAAGACCATTTTCGGAACGAGTTAATAACTGTAAATTTTCTTCTACCGTAAGACCATGATAACTTATTGGAATTATATGATCAATCTGAAAATCCAATTTATTTTTGCTTCTAAAATTTCCTGTTGCGCTCACATAATATCCATCTTTATCTCGATTTTTCTCATAGATTTTATCACTAAGGTATTTCCAATACTGTGGATTAAATTCTCTTATCTTATGCATCGACAACTTTTCAAGCGGTCGAAGTTCTTTAGTATCTGTTGGAAGGATGGATGATTTTTTGAACAATTCCGGGTTACTAACTTTGCGGATAGCCAAGTCTACTTCGTTTAGGAAGTATTCTTTTTTATAACCAAAAAAAGCCTTCCATTCGGTTTCATTACTTTCCCAAAGTTCGTTTTTGAACTCCATTGCTTCTGATTGGCGGAGATCTTTTGAATAAATATCTTGTGCGATCCGTGTGACATTAAAATTCTCTCGGTTTTGAAATTCTATATATTTTGGTATTTCGCCGGTTTGAGCATAGAACAAAAGCACATCTTTTATGTCTTGTTCTGAATAACCGGGATATTTCTCACAGCCAAAGAAAAATAGTTCCTCTACTTTTTTCTCAAGATCGTTTAAATCATTTTCGGTTAGATCATCTCTTTCTGATAAACTTTGATGTTTAAAAAAGAAAGGTAAACCATTCATGAAATCAATGTAAGATTGCTCAATATTATTATAAATTAATATTTCACAATTCTTCTCAAGCTCCTCATCTACTAAATGTTTTAAAAGTGAAAAATGATAAATTCCTAACGGAATTCTTTCAATGAAGTCTAAGGAAGTCAGCTTCTTTCTGGTTGCTTCATCTATTAAGTTATTTGCAAGAAGGGCAAACTCTTCAATTTTTTGTAGAGATATCAGGCGTGTAAGGTGTTTGTTTCTTTCGCCGGAATCCTTGGTATTATCAATATGTTCTTCAACAATTAATTGTTCAGGATTAACCCAGCTTACTTTATCCTTCCAATCATCAATAAAACTCACGATAAAAGCTTTTTCGGTTCCCCCGGCCTTTAATCCCCTTAATCCTCTGCCTATCATCTGGGTCATAAGAATTGAGGAAATAGTTGGCCGGGCAAGGAAGATGGTCTGCACCTCGGGAAGATCGGTTCCCTCGGTAAGAATATTTACATTTATTAAAACTTCTATATCTCCACGGCGAAATTGATCTATTTTTTCTTTGTTTTCTTGTTGGGAAATATTTGAGCCTGTTATTCTATCTTTAATAGCAGATACGACGAAATCCGCTTTTATCCCCCGATCATTAAATAATGACTTTAGAGCAATAGCATTATTTACATTAAGAGCAAATACAAGGGTTTGTTTGTATCTTAGTTTTTCCTTCAGATATTGATTAACGATTACAGCATTCCTTTGACTATTCTTTGCGATTGAATCGGCTACATCTTTACCAATAGATTCAATATCAAAATATTTTAAATTATCCAGTTGTTTTTCTGTAAGCTGACTAGTCATATCAAAATCGGTCTGAATTTCTTCAAAAACAGGTTCCGAAAGAATACCCCGTGCTATTAATGTTCGAAGATCTACTTTATAAATAATATCATTAGTAAAAACCTTTTGAAGTGCTCCCTGTTCGTTTTCTGCAGTACGAAATGGAGTAGCAGTTAAACCTAGAATTTTAAATTTGCTAACTTTTTCTCCTATCTTTTCTATTAATTTTTTATAGGTTTTCGCTGTTGCATGGTGTGCTTCGTCTATAACTAAAAAGACTTCATCCTGACCTTTTAACCAATTGTTGTATAAGTGGTCAAATCCCGAATTAAGGCTGTCCTTGCTTGAAATAACAAGATCATCAGTTGGTTTTATATTTACAGGTTTATCATGGATCCCGGAAATGATTCTGTAGTTGAATGAAGATTTTTTACCAAAAACATCTTTATATGCGAGACGTTCGTGAAAAGTGGCCTTTGCCTGTTCCAGAAGCTCATGCCTATGAGCGATCCACAGAACCTTCTTGCCTTCAGCCAAATAATTTTGAGCTAACCAATATGCAGCCGTTAGCGTTTTTCCTCCCCCTGTGGGCAACACCAGCAAGCCTGAAAAAATATTTCCATTAGATCTTCTAATTTGAGAATGTAATTTTTGGATGGCTTCCTCCTGATGTTTATACAATCTTATACCACTGTCCTCATTTACCACTGAAATTGTTCCTGCATCATTATTGCTAACTTTTTCCTTTCCTACGTTCATTGTTGTTTCTTTTCTTTTATGACCATTATATCTCAAAGTGATTGTTTCTCCACGTTTAAAATCTGCAACCGAGTTCAGCTTTTTTCTTCCTTTCCAAATAGAAATATTATTTTTTTTGAAATGGGTGTCTATTTGCTCAATGACTTCAAATTTCCTCCTGCCACCCATTCCGAACCAGTTTAAGAAATTTTCGTATTTGCGATATATTAAACCTCTTTCATCAAATCTGATCAGCTCGATAATATTATTGCAGCTATGTTGTAGATTATCCTGCTCCATTGTTTTCCAAGATACATTATTTTAAAAAAAGACAGAAGGTATATTGATTGACAAGATTTTTAATAAAAATTTTTATCCTGCATTCAGTTTGAAATAGATTACTAATTTTAAGTCTTTAGTAAAATCATAAAAAGATCAACATCTTTATTTATAAACCATTTTTCCAATAACCGCCACCGGGTCTTTTGAGTATATAAATGATGGTGTTTCCGGTACTTCATTGGCTCTTAAAACCGACAAGCTCAACCGGTGTAATCTTTCTTTCATCAATTTTTCAGCTGGCGCAGAGGAAATAAATTTTAAAGGTAAAAGAGGAGCAATTTGAGTGTTAACCTGCGTATAATCCTTAATATAGGAATACATATAAGCCCAATTTCCAAGTCTACAGGCCCTGAATCCGGTATCGTATTCCCGATTTATGAAATGCACCTCACAGCCCGAAGAATTTTGTAACAGCTCAAAAACTTCCTCCTCTTCAGCTTCAGAAAAATGAACTGTCTCCAGATTTTTTAAGTTTAATATACCAGTTATGTTCAGCAGCGGATTTTCAAAGAGATATATTTCTTCTAGGTTGATCAGTTCCTTTAAAGCCGAAACTACAGAAATATTATGGTGTTCCAGGTGTAGGAATTTTAAATTTTTCAGGTAAGCCAAAGGTGTTAGATCTTTGATCTTTTCGGCTGCTGAAATTCCACAGATGAATAAATGCTCTAGGCAGGGGCAAAGTTTTAGAAATTCCAGGTCGCCATTAAAATCTGTATCATCTATAAGAACATATTTTAGGTCCAGAAATTGAGCAGGATCTAATCCGGTATCTATTTGATCACCAATCTCTTGTTGAATTTCTTTGGTGCCCACATTTGAAAAAGGATCCATTTCCCAAAGCTGTTTCCGCAGTTGCAGGAGCTCATCAAAATGCCATCCTTTAATCTGCCAGTGAAGATTGACTTTTAGAAACTTAAGATTTGATATCATTAAGCTTCCTTATTTTTAATTATTGCAAGAGTCTTTTTATCTTTTTCTCCGGAAAAGAATTTTTCAATCACTTTCCCAAAAACTAAATCGGCTCCCGGAATTGAACTTAATAAGGTCATGCTGGATTTTAATTTAAGATGATCAGGACTGCCCATTATTTGTAGCGCATCATTTGATTCCAAAGCCAGTAAGGCTGAAGAAATTTCTCTTAGCCTAAAACCTAATACAGGGTGTTCCATATACTCTTTTGCTTCCTCTATTCCGTGGATGCCATAAAATTTTGAAGTAGGACTATAACCCGAATCTTTTAACTGCGGAAAAATATACCACATCCAATGGCCGGTTTTCCTTCCCCGGCGAATCTCTGCCAGGGCGTTTTTATAATCTTTTTCCTGCGCATCAAGAAAACGCTTAAGGTTGCTCATGATAAATTACTTGTCTTTGTGTTTTGGGCAGACATCGGAAGTCCGGTAGATTTCATTAAAGACTTCGCAGAATTCGATCGTATTTTTCCAATCTTCTGATCTGAATTTTATTCCGAGATCATTTAAACCGAACAAAAAAGGCACTACCGTATGCTCTTCTTCAAGCCACTCGATCCAGAACAACAGGAACTCCTCACTACCCAATTTTTCATTCTTTTTCAGCCACTGCATCAATGCGGGATGATCATCTTTCAACTTTTCAAGTACGCTGAGCTCTTCTTTAAAATATTTCTCGTGCTGATAAAGATCCACTACTTCTTCCAGTGCAGAATAAAGGAAACTAAACTTACTTTCCGGATTTTTATCTGTACAGCAGCAACCCATCCCGTCAATACAGGAGCCAACGTGTCGATGGTTCCAACTATATTCATTTAGCTCCTCATATTTCAAAATCCACCAGGTGATCTTTGGGACGTTGTAAAAACCATCTTTCTTCAAGCTTTCCAAAAGCTCAAAAGCTTCTTGTATTTCCCGGCGGTAGATGGCTTTTATAGGGTGGGAGGTGGAGGTGCTCATTTGATTGGAATTTTAAAATTTAATTGCCTTTTTTCTATCTAATTACTTTCAATATTTTTGCTTTATCACCTTTGCCTTTAGGGTCGGGAATAACTGTATACAAAACTGAAGTTCCCGGTAATATAGATGGAGTTAAGTGAAAATTAGAAGAAACAGAGAAATACATCTCTTTTCCCTTATTTTCAAGAAAACCATCTTTACCACGGTCGTTGTCATTTAATATCCGGACTATCATTCCTTTTAAATGCCCGTAGGATTTTGAATCTTTTGTATTATCAAAACTCTTCCAATACCTTTTGAGTTCAGATTTCACCTTATTGAAATCTGAAATAGGTATTTCCGGATCTGAAGAGCCAGAAAGTTCATTATAGAGTTTTTGAGGAATGTTCCATCCTTCCTGAACTCTAATCAGCTTTGATAAAGTAAAATGTTTGAAAGCCAATTCCGATTCATTTTTCTTTTGAT encodes the following:
- a CDS encoding DEAD/DEAH box helicase family protein; its protein translation is MEQDNLQHSCNNIIELIRFDERGLIYRKYENFLNWFGMGGRRKFEVIEQIDTHFKKNNISIWKGRKKLNSVADFKRGETITLRYNGHKRKETTMNVGKEKVSNNDAGTISVVNEDSGIRLYKHQEEAIQKLHSQIRRSNGNIFSGLLVLPTGGGKTLTAAYWLAQNYLAEGKKVLWIAHRHELLEQAKATFHERLAYKDVFGKKSSFNYRIISGIHDKPVNIKPTDDLVISSKDSLNSGFDHLYNNWLKGQDEVFLVIDEAHHATAKTYKKLIEKIGEKVSKFKILGLTATPFRTAENEQGALQKVFTNDIIYKVDLRTLIARGILSEPVFEEIQTDFDMTSQLTEKQLDNLKYFDIESIGKDVADSIAKNSQRNAVIVNQYLKEKLRYKQTLVFALNVNNAIALKSLFNDRGIKADFVVSAIKDRITGSNISQQENKEKIDQFRRGDIEVLINVNILTEGTDLPEVQTIFLARPTISSILMTQMIGRGLRGLKAGGTEKAFIVSFIDDWKDKVSWVNPEQLIVEEHIDNTKDSGERNKHLTRLISLQKIEEFALLANNLIDEATRKKLTSLDFIERIPLGIYHFSLLKHLVDEELEKNCEILIYNNIEQSYIDFMNGLPFFFKHQSLSERDDLTENDLNDLEKKVEELFFFGCEKYPGYSEQDIKDVLLFYAQTGEIPKYIEFQNRENFNVTRIAQDIYSKDLRQSEAMEFKNELWESNETEWKAFFGYKKEYFLNEVDLAIRKVSNPELFKKSSILPTDTKELRPLEKLSMHKIREFNPQYWKYLSDKIYEKNRDKDGYYVSATGNFRSKNKLDFQIDHIIPISYHGLTVEENLQLLTRSENGLKGAGEL
- a CDS encoding DUF1810 domain-containing protein, producing MSNLKRFLDAQEKDYKNALAEIRRGRKTGHWMWYIFPQLKDSGYSPTSKFYGIHGIEEAKEYMEHPVLGFRLREISSALLALESNDALQIMGSPDHLKLKSSMTLLSSIPGADLVFGKVIEKFFSGEKDKKTLAIIKNKEA
- a CDS encoding thioredoxin family protein; the protein is MKISALFAFLLCGLLATAQINTLETGAAAPGFSLKNIDGNMVSPKNYPDAKGFILVFTANTCPYAIAYESRLVELDKKFSSLGYPVIAINPNPQSISAGDSYEKMQVKAKEANFSFPYLLDEGQKITNLYGARVTPHIFLLQKEGALLKIVYTGAIDNDTEGNNPDKIKYVENAIASLEKGENIEVTATKAIGCTVKRPAVK
- a CDS encoding heavy metal translocating P-type ATPase; amino-acid sequence: MVKTQIELPLVLPQVPDEKDTCVQRLMEQLQTREGIVKVHLADKKEAGQPMLCFHYNSDLISLDRIRSLAKSTGAGITDTYGHLLFEVEGVRHVRHARSAEQALLGLKGILEASVTGSGFIRLEFEKAKTTYESFVTVLKEEGLSIKNGSLTPRDLQPGAERKVFPYSEKSASKKEVHRHKEGEIHEAGHDHVHAHGGIFGRNTELIFSFISGALLAIGFAFSYSYAVPEWVSLGFYIGAYISGSYYTAKEAFETISRGGFEIDFLMLVAAIGAAILGEWAEGALLLFLFSLGHALEHFAMNKARKSIAALADLSPKTTLLKRDGKTEEVGIETLKVGDILLVKPHSRIAADGVVISGSSSVDQASITGESVPVDKVAVEDSTREYGEGEEISEKNRVFAGTINGNNSLEIKVLKEAKDSTLARLVQLVNEAQTQKSPTQLLTDKFEKYFVPTVLLLVILLLFAFMVIEEPFSASFYRAMAVLVAASPCALAISTPSAVLSGVARAARGGVLIKGGRPLEDLGSLTALAFDKTGTLTEGKPKLINVLPLADLDETEVLKIAVAVEQLSDHPLARAVVRDGKQRLPAFEQSQASRLETVLGRGIIATLEKDRIYIGNLDLYEDLDDVKPSEEIRTMVRELEADGKTTMLLRKNDTYIGVLALMDTPRKAAKATLLKLKALGIKRMIMLSGDNQQVANTIAKEIGLSEAWGGLLPEGKVAAIKKLKQEESKVAMVGDGVNDAPAMAHSTVGIAMGAAVSDVALETADIALLADRLETLPFAIGLSRKAKAIIKQNLWVSLGIVALLVPATILGFANIGVAVVIHEGSTLLVVFNALRLLAYKE
- a CDS encoding TlpA disulfide reductase family protein, whose product is MKHLLILFIFFAGLPAAFSQQVKLLTVNELHERLEQGRDTTYVVNFWATWCAPCIKELPYFEKLQEEKRKEKFKVLLVSVDFKSQLEKRVIPFVGKHGLKNEVFLLDEKDQQEYIDRIHKDWSGAIPATLFVKGKNQKFIEKEFTYSQLLSEYNKFIK
- a CDS encoding porin; the protein is MLSYPQAKDSVARPVLPIEKIELLKNINFTFDMRVEFQAYTFRGGDNYYNGIQFQNGFTALGISGKVHERVHFTFRNRFNKNRDVQTLDRLGNDIELANINIELNPKFNLLLGKMNAFYGGYEYEFSPLYVLEYNDVFNNVLAFVTGAGITYQAFENHNFGLQVLNSRTMHYDDLYGDVVAENIREPDWPVAVVANWRGNFFDGKFQTIYSLSHSNEVKNRGTTFFTLGNKYQNRDLTLMYDFQYSFEEVDTKGVMTNLFNDGSIAEEVLYIENWLRAEYRFNPKLSGLLTLMTSSAYAKIEDNQKHMRRSYGVIPTIYYSPFKNFDMRFFLAYIGRYFDHSNYAIENFEASNYNKNEVRAGIIAPLLLF
- a CDS encoding glycosyltransferase yields the protein MIAEQIKLSSSVTAEKLNFVDTPTQEELTSGKTDQEGVSGSYKKAIFTKRHVSILAGTFALLIGAAYSVYLLQPQIEEMNMNRMDTLGGMILLIVGISLLLFRLGFLAYIAKLFFRYKPVASVSNEELPTCTVIVPAYNEGKLVYSTLQSLVNSSYPAEKLQLIAIDDGSKDDTWEWMQKAKKELGDRVSIYQQPHNQGKRHALYRGFNLGTGDVFVTVDSDSIVEEDTLRNLVSPFITNENCGAVAGNVRVLNNQKAIIPRMLNVSFVFSFEFIRSAQSVLGSVLCTPGALAGYRRNAVMNCLEEWMNQTFMGQPTDIGEDRAMTNMILKQGFHVMFQRNAYVLTNIPEKYSSLHKMFTRWERSNVRENLMMSKFAFKPFREGSRSGTRILLLNQWMGMITAYPLILMMFILLIAHPVLFISSTLLSILIFSSLPAFFYAKKYNITEAFWIYSYSIFYTFGLFWITPYAMATASRRGWLTRG